A portion of the Litorimonas taeanensis genome contains these proteins:
- the mutS gene encoding DNA mismatch repair protein MutS: MKASQDTKAPAGKVTPMMAQFLSIKAEVGPEALLFYRMGDFYELFFDDAVRAAAALDIALTKRGKHAGADIPMCGVPVHASEVYLQRLIKKGFRVAVCEQTEDPKEAKKRGSKSVVRREVVRLVTPGTLSEDNLLDARGRNIITALSKTLAGDFALAWADISDGLFCTAEMNEARLATEIAALRPREILLSEALYQDPNFMAKLPLEGISLTPLAGTKFEPRAAERRLKTQFSVGSLDGFGAFSKAEISAAGALLDYLELTQAGNPVQLSAPFRRTTSGFMAIDPATRASLEIDRTQKGPRKGSLLSVIDRTKTGAGAREFSDRLARPLLDVKEILHRQQAASFFVEQPLLRSNVRSILSQSGDLARATSRLSLGRGGPRDLVIIRDTLGVGENLCAEFSKTPNLGLPNNLSYVLDRLTLSDKETLSVLRRDLTKALTPDVPMQARDGGYIASGWHPSIDELKALRDDSRRIVAGLQADYAQTANVPTLKIKHNNVLGYFIEVSPKYADVMLGKGPDSPFIHRQTLVSGVRFTTTELADLDAKISGAADKVTALELAEFEAFVQRVTNLSEALRQSAQALAVLDVQSAWAEWAEETGASCPKVDSSTCFHIEAGRHPVVREALQKAGGADFTPNDCLLDAEGKAGNRLTLITGPNMAGKSTFLRQNALMFILAQAGGFVPAARAHIGIADALFSRVGASDDLSKGRSTFMTEMIETAAILNQATPRSFVILDEIGRGTSTFDGLSIAWATVEHLHGVNKSRALFATHYHELTDLVDELESAGNASLRAKEWNGDLVFLHDVQPGAADKSYGVQVARLAGLPRAATDRAQAVLLRLEADADSAAGENGLLGGLPLFSAAPPQPTPAASSAVEKALLNIDINDLSPRQALDLLYDLKAKVN, encoded by the coding sequence ATGAAGGCTTCACAAGATACAAAAGCGCCCGCTGGGAAAGTCACGCCAATGATGGCGCAATTCCTATCGATAAAAGCGGAAGTCGGGCCAGAGGCTTTGCTTTTTTATCGGATGGGCGATTTTTACGAACTTTTTTTTGATGATGCTGTACGGGCGGCGGCGGCGTTAGATATTGCCTTAACGAAACGCGGTAAGCATGCGGGCGCAGACATTCCAATGTGCGGCGTGCCTGTGCATGCCTCAGAGGTTTACTTGCAAAGGCTCATTAAAAAAGGTTTCCGTGTTGCGGTATGCGAGCAAACTGAGGACCCCAAGGAAGCCAAAAAGCGCGGTTCTAAATCCGTGGTGCGCCGCGAAGTTGTCCGGCTTGTTACGCCCGGTACACTCTCCGAAGACAACCTCCTTGATGCTCGAGGGCGAAACATTATCACAGCCCTATCCAAAACATTGGCTGGCGACTTTGCCTTGGCTTGGGCGGATATATCCGACGGCCTTTTTTGCACCGCAGAGATGAATGAAGCGCGTCTCGCGACAGAAATCGCAGCCCTTCGCCCGCGTGAAATATTGCTCTCAGAGGCGCTTTATCAAGACCCAAACTTTATGGCGAAATTACCATTAGAAGGAATTTCACTAACGCCATTAGCAGGCACGAAATTTGAACCACGCGCCGCAGAACGTCGGTTGAAAACGCAATTCTCAGTCGGCAGCCTTGATGGTTTTGGTGCTTTTTCCAAAGCTGAAATATCTGCGGCCGGCGCGCTTCTTGATTACCTTGAACTGACACAAGCCGGAAACCCGGTTCAGCTCTCTGCGCCTTTTCGTCGAACTACATCAGGCTTCATGGCTATCGACCCCGCTACACGCGCCAGCCTAGAAATAGACCGTACGCAAAAAGGTCCACGAAAAGGCTCTCTTTTATCCGTCATTGACCGTACAAAAACAGGGGCGGGCGCGAGAGAGTTTTCTGATAGGCTCGCGCGGCCATTATTAGATGTAAAAGAGATTTTGCATAGGCAACAAGCGGCCTCATTTTTTGTTGAACAACCGCTCTTGCGCAGTAATGTCCGTTCTATCTTATCCCAAAGTGGAGATTTGGCTAGGGCCACCTCTCGTCTTAGTTTAGGGCGCGGCGGGCCGAGAGATCTCGTTATTATTCGAGATACTTTGGGGGTCGGAGAAAATCTCTGCGCTGAATTTTCTAAAACGCCAAACCTTGGGCTACCAAATAATCTTTCTTATGTTTTAGATCGGCTCACACTTTCTGATAAAGAAACGCTCTCTGTTTTACGGCGTGACCTGACAAAGGCTTTAACCCCTGACGTTCCGATGCAAGCCCGAGATGGAGGATATATTGCCTCGGGGTGGCACCCATCCATTGATGAATTAAAAGCATTAAGAGATGATAGCCGCCGTATTGTGGCAGGCTTGCAGGCTGATTATGCGCAAACGGCCAATGTTCCAACATTGAAAATAAAACATAATAATGTTCTGGGTTATTTTATTGAGGTCTCTCCAAAATACGCGGATGTCATGTTAGGTAAAGGCCCAGACAGCCCCTTTATTCACAGACAAACGCTTGTTTCAGGGGTAAGGTTTACGACAACCGAACTTGCAGATTTAGATGCAAAAATTTCAGGGGCCGCTGACAAAGTCACCGCCTTAGAACTCGCAGAATTTGAAGCCTTTGTTCAGCGCGTCACAAACTTATCCGAAGCCTTACGGCAAAGCGCCCAAGCGCTTGCCGTCCTTGATGTGCAGTCCGCATGGGCCGAATGGGCCGAAGAAACAGGCGCGAGCTGCCCCAAAGTTGATTCAAGCACCTGTTTCCACATAGAGGCGGGGCGCCACCCTGTTGTACGAGAAGCGTTGCAAAAAGCCGGCGGCGCTGATTTCACTCCGAATGATTGTCTATTAGACGCGGAGGGTAAGGCGGGAAACCGTCTCACCTTGATTACGGGCCCTAATATGGCAGGTAAATCAACCTTTCTGCGCCAAAACGCTTTGATGTTTATCTTGGCTCAAGCAGGGGGATTTGTACCCGCCGCGCGCGCGCATATAGGTATCGCTGACGCCTTGTTCTCTCGGGTCGGGGCTTCTGATGATTTGTCGAAAGGCCGTTCTACCTTCATGACTGAAATGATTGAAACCGCTGCTATCTTAAATCAAGCCACACCGCGTAGCTTTGTTATTTTAGATGAAATTGGCCGCGGCACCTCTACCTTTGACGGATTATCAATAGCCTGGGCTACTGTCGAACATTTACACGGGGTAAATAAATCACGCGCTTTATTTGCCACCCACTACCATGAACTCACTGACCTTGTTGATGAATTAGAAAGTGCAGGGAACGCTTCTTTAAGGGCAAAGGAATGGAATGGAGATTTAGTCTTCTTACATGACGTTCAACCCGGCGCCGCGGATAAATCCTACGGCGTACAAGTAGCGCGTCTGGCAGGCCTGCCCCGCGCGGCAACCGACCGCGCTCAGGCCGTTCTGTTACGCCTCGAAGCTGATGCCGACTCTGCAGCGGGTGAAAATGGGCTCTTGGGCGGTTTGCCTCTATTTTCAGCAGCTCCGCCGCAACCCACGCCCGCGGCATCATCGGCAGTTGAAAAAGCGCTTCTTAACATTGATATTAATGACCTGAGCCCAAGGCAGGCCCTTGATCTCCTTTATGACTTAAAGGCGAAAGTGAATTAA
- a CDS encoding MFS transporter — protein MMSDTNTNKPKTRHALKMAMKDRQVLAMLLLGLASGLPYAAVGGTLNAWLSTVDVKPVAIGLLSWAFLAYAFKFMWASAFQSRKTPFNLNIGPRRFWMFVFLVLITLGLFVLSFSNPPNDLARIGLISVLIAVFSASFDIVLAAWRIEVARDDTHLDILSTVEQFGYRIASLIGGFVALLLADQIGWRLTFLGGTALMGLTVIGVLLAKPTQVKETSEAFIRQGQNLTDKQRRLGTVLILMGWAVGFYLIASFMHGALTDPDNHSARDFIRYQGPIVVGVTVIWLGVVSAGMIYLNTNQPPQTRPAEDNGVLSILYQAIVEPMMELIGRLRWAVILVLAVVLSYRFTDLIWGSFAYPFYLGENYGALGHSLTEVGFASKLMGVIATILGIALGGLAMLRFGRMPVFFVGAVLAASTNLLFADLAIGAPVTDKFLGLSQLDDLFAVFQLDIRMARLTTVIFFENIAVGLASAASIAYLSSIVNKDYAAVQYALLVSLVMLLGVLGRPTIGAIIESDGFAKAFIICAALGGVASVLALIEWIRVAKTAAHNPAKE, from the coding sequence ATGATGTCGGATACAAATACGAACAAGCCTAAAACACGACATGCGCTCAAAATGGCGATGAAGGACCGACAAGTTCTGGCCATGCTTCTCTTGGGTTTGGCCTCTGGTTTGCCCTATGCCGCTGTTGGCGGCACTTTAAATGCTTGGCTTTCAACGGTGGATGTTAAACCTGTCGCTATTGGTCTCTTGTCCTGGGCTTTTTTAGCATACGCCTTTAAATTCATGTGGGCATCAGCTTTTCAGAGCCGAAAGACACCTTTCAATCTTAATATTGGCCCTCGCCGCTTTTGGATGTTTGTTTTTCTTGTCTTAATTACGCTCGGCCTATTTGTGCTCTCTTTCTCTAACCCTCCTAATGATTTGGCCCGCATTGGGTTGATTTCTGTCTTAATTGCCGTGTTCTCGGCGAGCTTTGATATAGTGTTGGCGGCGTGGCGTATTGAAGTTGCGCGCGATGATACGCATTTGGATATTTTATCAACTGTAGAACAATTTGGGTATCGTATTGCGAGCTTAATAGGCGGTTTTGTGGCTCTGCTCTTGGCTGACCAAATTGGGTGGAGATTAACTTTTTTAGGTGGCACAGCCCTTATGGGCCTTACGGTAATTGGTGTGTTATTGGCTAAGCCGACGCAGGTTAAAGAAACTAGCGAAGCCTTTATTCGTCAAGGTCAAAACCTAACAGATAAACAAAGGCGGCTCGGCACAGTCCTTATTTTAATGGGCTGGGCTGTTGGATTTTATTTAATTGCGAGCTTTATGCATGGTGCGTTGACAGACCCCGACAATCACAGCGCTAGAGATTTTATCCGTTACCAAGGCCCCATCGTCGTTGGTGTTACCGTTATTTGGTTGGGCGTTGTCTCGGCGGGAATGATATATTTAAATACTAACCAACCCCCGCAAACACGCCCTGCCGAAGATAACGGTGTCTTATCAATATTATATCAAGCCATAGTAGAGCCCATGATGGAATTGATTGGCCGTCTACGCTGGGCTGTGATTTTGGTTCTCGCTGTTGTTTTATCTTATCGATTTACAGACTTGATTTGGGGGAGTTTTGCTTACCCATTTTATCTGGGAGAGAACTACGGGGCATTAGGCCACAGCCTGACGGAGGTTGGGTTTGCGTCTAAGTTAATGGGCGTGATTGCGACCATATTAGGTATAGCCCTAGGGGGCTTGGCTATGCTGCGTTTTGGGCGAATGCCTGTCTTTTTTGTAGGGGCTGTGCTTGCGGCGTCAACAAACCTATTATTCGCGGATCTTGCTATTGGAGCGCCGGTGACGGATAAATTCTTGGGGTTAAGTCAGCTTGATGATCTGTTTGCGGTCTTTCAACTCGATATCCGTATGGCACGGCTTACCACTGTAATCTTTTTCGAAAACATCGCTGTTGGTTTAGCCAGTGCGGCTTCGATTGCCTATTTGTCCTCTATTGTGAACAAAGATTATGCGGCCGTGCAATATGCGCTGTTAGTCTCATTGGTCATGTTGTTGGGTGTCTTAGGGCGCCCAACTATTGGCGCAATTATTGAGAGCGATGGCTTTGCGAAAGCATTTATTATCTGTGCAGCGCTGGGCGGCGTCGCGAGTGTCTTGGCGCTGATTGAATGGATTCGTGTGGCAAAAACCGCTGCGCATAACCCGGCTAAAGAGTGA
- a CDS encoding response regulator: MSSDNAFAAQFWLWPDPAMKRDSQGRILFVNNAFLNLYGGTVEAWTGNVLQGWPAPQPPQQGGYPVPYRFETRMPAEDPNQGEQVYDWIEQTEANGAAFALARNVTAFVQAQTVAPMMAANAATPIQPDYQVENQHHMVESSATPPAQPLPEAEPVENQVAEAHSAEIEYQAPFHEAPAQYGVTDQGVVEAESVPHNFEAEAPVPNTAALHEQIEQSGMTQNHQVAFQHETIDEDHQVQTPEMEPSAQVPDAAPAVSNEDNREERSFERRALPLESNSAVLGNNWRDAVIAKAVGQSDPEASEPKAEPTVQKINSNSDESSGPNKRILLAEDNAINALLTRTLLEAEGHIVETVEDGALAVEAMKTQSFDLIFMDMRMPNMDGLESTRKIRQLPNVPKSLPIIALTANAFDDDRNACFDSGMNDFMTKPVSADELSDMVKNWTDKNKLDLAG, from the coding sequence ATGTCGTCAGATAACGCTTTTGCTGCACAGTTTTGGCTTTGGCCTGACCCAGCCATGAAGCGGGACAGCCAAGGACGTATTCTCTTTGTGAATAATGCCTTTCTTAATCTTTACGGCGGCACAGTCGAAGCATGGACAGGTAATGTTTTACAAGGTTGGCCAGCGCCGCAACCCCCACAACAAGGTGGTTATCCTGTACCCTACCGATTTGAAACGCGTATGCCCGCTGAAGATCCAAATCAAGGCGAGCAGGTCTATGATTGGATCGAACAAACAGAAGCAAATGGGGCCGCCTTTGCTTTAGCTCGTAATGTCACGGCCTTTGTTCAAGCGCAAACTGTCGCTCCTATGATGGCGGCCAATGCTGCGACGCCTATTCAGCCTGATTATCAGGTTGAAAATCAGCACCATATGGTAGAAAGCTCAGCCACCCCTCCTGCTCAGCCCCTACCAGAAGCCGAACCAGTCGAGAATCAAGTCGCCGAGGCCCATTCGGCGGAAATAGAATATCAAGCGCCCTTTCATGAGGCGCCCGCCCAATACGGCGTGACCGACCAAGGTGTGGTCGAGGCTGAATCAGTCCCTCATAATTTTGAGGCCGAAGCCCCTGTACCTAACACAGCAGCGCTTCACGAACAGATTGAACAATCTGGTATGACGCAAAACCATCAAGTGGCTTTCCAACACGAAACTATTGATGAAGACCATCAAGTCCAGACACCAGAGATGGAACCATCCGCGCAAGTGCCTGATGCCGCCCCTGCTGTTTCCAACGAAGACAACCGCGAAGAGCGGAGTTTTGAGCGGCGGGCCCTTCCATTAGAATCTAACAGCGCCGTCTTAGGTAATAATTGGCGCGATGCTGTTATCGCCAAAGCCGTAGGGCAAAGCGACCCTGAAGCGTCAGAGCCAAAAGCTGAGCCGACCGTTCAAAAGATTAATTCAAATTCGGATGAGTCCTCTGGGCCGAATAAACGCATTTTACTCGCCGAAGATAATGCCATTAATGCTTTGCTGACCCGAACACTTTTGGAAGCTGAAGGTCATATTGTTGAAACGGTAGAAGATGGTGCGCTGGCCGTAGAAGCCATGAAGACACAAAGCTTTGACCTCATTTTTATGGATATGCGGATGCCAAATATGGATGGCCTCGAGTCCACACGTAAAATTAGACAGCTCCCGAATGTTCCAAAATCCTTACCCATCATCGCCCTTACAGCAAATGCTTTTGACGATGACCGAAACGCCTGTTTTGATTCGGGCATGAATGATTTCATGACGAAGCCCGTTAGCGCAGACGAATTATCTGACATGGTGAAAAACTGGACTGACAAAAACAAGCTTGATTTAGCCGGCTAA
- a CDS encoding YifB family Mg chelatase-like AAA ATPase, with amino-acid sequence MVARIQTIAFEGAEARRVDVQVQVMSASRPHFTIVGLADKAVAESRERVRAAFASLGLHLPGKRVIINLAPADLPKEGAHYDLPIALGLMAATGAIPTDAIESFVAMGELALDGTIASVPGALPAAVLANTYDFGLICPAANGAEAAWAGDLPILAPHSLVQLLNHFKGTQVLSRPIAGEIVDHSSTLDMRDVRGQETAKRALEVAAAGGHNLLMIGPPGSGKSMLAARLPGLLPPLTAKELLDVSMVQSVAGLLTRGQLSRERPYRSPHHSASMAAMVGGGNKAKPGEASLAHRGVLFLDELPEFTPSVLDSLRQPLETGEISVARVNAHVRYPARFQLIAAMNPCRCGTGGANGVACRRGIRCAADYQSRISGPFMDRIDIQIDVPAVTPADLALPPSPEGTAEIAARVAQARIIQMDRNGGVTNAELSQDRLDHVAEPDADGRKLLIQAAETLGLTARGYHRVLRVARTLADLAGSETIHRLHIAESLSHRRVHNGMNKAAAHNYQQNSSKPSTTGRNTKNPFYS; translated from the coding sequence ATGGTTGCACGCATACAAACAATCGCCTTTGAAGGCGCCGAAGCAAGACGCGTCGATGTTCAAGTGCAGGTTATGTCTGCGTCACGGCCCCATTTCACAATAGTTGGCCTAGCCGATAAAGCAGTAGCTGAGTCACGTGAACGCGTGAGAGCCGCCTTTGCGTCGTTAGGTCTACACTTACCAGGAAAGCGGGTTATTATTAACTTGGCTCCTGCGGACTTGCCTAAAGAAGGGGCGCATTATGACCTTCCTATTGCTTTAGGTTTAATGGCTGCAACTGGCGCTATCCCTACTGACGCTATTGAAAGCTTTGTGGCGATGGGCGAGCTCGCCTTAGATGGGACTATCGCCTCTGTGCCAGGAGCCTTACCCGCCGCTGTCTTGGCTAACACCTATGATTTTGGGTTAATATGCCCCGCGGCCAATGGCGCAGAAGCCGCTTGGGCTGGTGATCTCCCCATATTGGCCCCGCATAGCCTTGTTCAGTTACTTAACCATTTTAAAGGCACGCAAGTTCTCTCACGGCCCATTGCCGGCGAAATTGTGGATCATTCGTCTACTCTTGATATGCGTGATGTTCGCGGACAAGAAACGGCTAAACGTGCCCTCGAAGTCGCAGCCGCAGGGGGACATAACCTCCTTATGATAGGCCCGCCTGGGTCGGGAAAGTCTATGCTTGCGGCGCGCCTGCCTGGTTTATTACCGCCCTTAACCGCGAAAGAGCTGTTAGACGTTTCCATGGTACAGTCCGTTGCAGGGCTCTTAACACGCGGGCAGCTTTCCCGTGAACGACCTTATAGGAGCCCTCATCATAGTGCCTCCATGGCCGCTATGGTCGGCGGCGGAAATAAAGCTAAACCAGGTGAGGCCTCATTAGCTCATCGTGGTGTATTATTCTTAGATGAGTTGCCCGAATTCACGCCTTCAGTCCTAGATAGTTTGCGGCAACCCCTGGAAACAGGGGAAATTTCGGTCGCACGCGTAAACGCTCATGTACGCTATCCAGCGCGTTTTCAACTCATTGCCGCGATGAATCCTTGTCGGTGCGGCACTGGCGGCGCAAATGGTGTGGCGTGCCGCAGAGGCATTCGTTGCGCCGCAGATTATCAAAGCCGCATTTCCGGGCCTTTTATGGACCGTATTGATATTCAAATTGATGTCCCCGCTGTGACCCCCGCTGACCTCGCCTTACCCCCTAGCCCCGAGGGTACAGCAGAGATTGCGGCGCGTGTTGCACAAGCCAGAATAATTCAAATGGATCGCAATGGCGGGGTTACAAACGCAGAACTCTCTCAAGACCGTCTCGATCATGTTGCGGAACCTGATGCGGATGGCCGAAAGCTCTTGATTCAGGCCGCAGAAACATTGGGCCTGACAGCGCGCGGCTATCACCGCGTTTTACGCGTTGCGCGCACTTTGGCGGATTTGGCAGGCTCGGAAACAATTCATCGCTTACATATTGCGGAAAGCCTATCCCATCGCCGTGTACACAATGGGATGAACAAAGCTGCCGCTCATAATTATCAGCAAAATAGTTCCAAACCTTCAACCACAGGGCGAAACACCAAAAACCCTTTTTATTCGTAA
- a CDS encoding dicarboxylate/amino acid:cation symporter produces MTDRFHNTSLLLLVILAAGLAIGLWALGASFLVQPLSAGGVTVTKSIAALAKDALFVPLKPLMYALIIMSIASSVAISRGGMGAKFVRVFMFFVGFSLLGMILAITAFSVFSGLPILPDPSTIGSASADLKQTSFAVKIYGVLTSALMISIYAGLFFGAALKKINMGEAADKMSDIFIAGFRKFLQYTIPLAVFGSITLALNKPGGVETLANLFPVLLPYFMAMLLVWLVMVIITSVIQGRGVAFVLNAILPQALVAFSTSSSMATLPATKIACDQLGANGDESTPFFTIGATINMVGTLIGLLLLSLYSMKAFGLEFGISDMIIVGFQSLIFATAAAGTPSASVVLLQDILVSQGVSAEYATYVTGLIITIDTLILDRLRTVLNTQSDSMSTANGLKLYYRTPKTLSVD; encoded by the coding sequence ATGACAGACCGTTTTCACAACACATCTTTGCTCTTGCTCGTCATTCTTGCTGCAGGCTTAGCCATTGGGTTGTGGGCGCTTGGCGCGAGCTTTTTAGTACAACCGCTTTCAGCCGGCGGCGTGACCGTCACGAAATCCATAGCTGCCTTGGCAAAAGATGCACTGTTTGTCCCTCTTAAACCGCTCATGTACGCACTGATTATCATGAGTATTGCCAGCTCTGTCGCAATTTCGCGCGGCGGTATGGGCGCAAAATTTGTGCGTGTTTTCATGTTCTTTGTCGGCTTTTCCCTTTTGGGAATGATCCTAGCCATCACCGCTTTTTCTGTTTTTTCTGGCCTGCCCATTTTACCAGACCCCTCAACAATTGGCAGTGCTAGCGCAGACCTAAAGCAAACCTCTTTTGCCGTAAAAATATATGGCGTGCTAACTTCGGCTTTAATGATATCAATCTATGCTGGCTTATTCTTTGGCGCGGCCCTTAAGAAAATTAATATGGGCGAAGCCGCAGATAAAATGTCTGACATCTTCATTGCTGGTTTTCGTAAGTTCTTACAATATACGATTCCTTTGGCCGTTTTTGGCTCAATTACCTTAGCCTTAAATAAACCTGGCGGCGTTGAAACCCTCGCCAATCTGTTTCCGGTATTACTACCATATTTCATGGCGATGCTTCTCGTATGGCTAGTAATGGTCATTATCACTTCGGTTATTCAGGGCCGCGGCGTAGCCTTCGTTCTTAATGCCATTTTACCGCAAGCGCTTGTCGCTTTTTCTACTTCAAGCTCAATGGCGACGCTTCCAGCCACTAAAATCGCCTGTGATCAATTAGGCGCGAATGGTGATGAAAGTACGCCTTTCTTCACTATTGGCGCGACGATTAATATGGTCGGCACCTTAATCGGCTTACTCTTACTCTCTCTTTATAGCATGAAAGCTTTTGGACTAGAGTTCGGCATTAGCGATATGATAATTGTCGGCTTTCAGTCGCTAATATTTGCGACGGCTGCAGCTGGCACACCTTCTGCTTCGGTCGTCTTGCTACAAGATATTCTTGTTAGCCAAGGCGTCTCTGCAGAATATGCGACCTATGTTACAGGCTTGATCATTACCATTGATACGTTGATTTTGGATCGCCTCCGGACTGTATTAAACACACAGTCAGATTCCATGAGTACGGCGAATGGTTTAAAGCTGTATTATCGAACTCCGAAAACGCTTTCGGTTGATTAA
- a CDS encoding FtsK/SpoIIIE family DNA translocase: MAPPPSATANADMAYDPEVVHAMMADLEASQINPFRRAISALIVIALAAFALLAVMTYSPFDSTADTAGLNGVRNAFGSGGASFANIMMQTLGLGTLLAAGLALFSGVRALFRPKPYKNKWDQFGRIGLWLSAIIFGAATLSAFPIPQDWPLVTGMGGWIGDLIFLNLKALLLTFNIPFAGIIIAALTFTLAIFCIGRFMRIVTKDVFDVMDAAGLVWAYIRIWIDRVASLLARIFRKLFKTAYIDDIAQPAGRQNLFRESIASPPMATESMASDNAAYAAPVHAPVATPAPAPAYAAQPDYETPVVKPAAKTKPKAASKSKPKKPQFNFPDGSDFVLPGLDLLKTPPPRSTTHDQAELARQSELLHKVMGDYGIEGEMGDVRPGPVVTLFEFEPAPGVKSQRVINLSDDIARNMSAQSARIAVVPGRNAMGVEMPNKRRETVWLKDMLASKTFRECEASLPLIMGEDIGGAPFVADLAKMPHLLVAGTTGSGKSVAINSMILSLMYTLTPEQCKFIMIDPKMLELSVYDDAPHLLAPVVTEPKKAVVALKWTVREMEDRYRKMSKIGVRNMAGFNEKIAGFKESGEVMTKTTMTGYNKETGEPEYETEELEFEPMPYIVVIIDEMADLMMVAKKDIEGSVQRLAQMARAAGIHMIMATQRPSVDVITGTIKANFPTRVSFRVGSKIDSRTILGEQGAEQLLGNGDMLYMGTGRPRRFHGPFVSDGEVERISEFVKAQGAPSYLEDITTEREEAPEDPKLAGGGSEGGSLFDQAVAIVARDRKASTSYIQRKLSIGYNRAADLIERMEGEGMIGPSGAGGKRDIFLPEEEAF, translated from the coding sequence ATGGCACCACCTCCTTCCGCAACGGCAAATGCTGATATGGCATATGACCCTGAGGTTGTGCATGCTATGATGGCGGATTTAGAAGCCTCGCAGATTAATCCTTTCAGGCGCGCTATTTCCGCACTTATCGTCATTGCGCTCGCTGCTTTTGCACTTTTGGCGGTGATGACCTACAGCCCCTTTGATAGCACCGCTGATACGGCAGGACTGAACGGGGTCCGCAATGCATTTGGAAGCGGCGGGGCCAGTTTTGCTAACATAATGATGCAAACCTTAGGTCTGGGCACGCTTTTGGCAGCAGGGCTGGCTTTGTTTTCTGGTGTCCGCGCCCTCTTTCGACCGAAACCCTATAAAAATAAATGGGACCAATTTGGACGTATAGGTTTATGGTTGAGCGCCATTATTTTTGGCGCCGCGACCTTATCCGCATTTCCTATTCCGCAAGATTGGCCATTAGTAACGGGCATGGGGGGATGGATAGGCGATTTGATATTCTTAAATCTGAAGGCGCTTCTTCTTACCTTTAACATCCCTTTTGCGGGCATAATCATTGCGGCTCTAACATTTACACTGGCCATTTTCTGTATTGGCCGATTTATGCGAATTGTGACCAAAGATGTGTTCGATGTTATGGATGCGGCTGGTTTAGTTTGGGCCTATATCCGTATTTGGATTGATCGTGTGGCGTCTCTTTTGGCGCGTATATTCCGTAAATTATTTAAGACCGCCTATATTGATGACATTGCTCAGCCTGCGGGAAGGCAGAATTTGTTTCGAGAGAGTATTGCCTCTCCGCCCATGGCGACTGAATCAATGGCTTCTGATAACGCGGCCTATGCAGCGCCTGTTCATGCGCCAGTTGCCACGCCAGCCCCTGCACCCGCATATGCGGCTCAACCAGATTACGAGACTCCCGTTGTTAAACCTGCGGCCAAGACAAAACCAAAAGCGGCGAGTAAGTCGAAACCCAAAAAACCTCAATTTAACTTCCCTGACGGGTCAGACTTTGTCTTGCCGGGTCTAGACCTTTTGAAAACGCCGCCGCCGCGTTCAACGACTCATGACCAAGCCGAATTGGCGCGCCAGTCAGAGCTTTTACACAAAGTCATGGGTGATTATGGCATTGAGGGTGAAATGGGCGATGTGCGTCCTGGTCCAGTGGTAACTTTATTTGAATTTGAACCCGCACCTGGCGTAAAATCACAACGCGTGATTAATTTGTCAGATGACATTGCCCGTAACATGTCGGCTCAATCTGCGCGGATTGCTGTCGTACCTGGCCGAAATGCCATGGGCGTCGAAATGCCGAATAAACGCCGTGAAACGGTTTGGTTAAAGGACATGCTTGCCTCCAAGACTTTCCGTGAATGTGAGGCGTCACTACCGCTTATCATGGGGGAAGACATTGGCGGCGCGCCATTTGTAGCTGACCTTGCTAAGATGCCGCATTTGCTCGTCGCAGGTACAACGGGGTCAGGTAAATCCGTTGCCATTAATTCGATGATTTTGTCATTAATGTACACGCTGACGCCCGAGCAATGTAAGTTCATTATGATTGACCCAAAAATGCTTGAGCTTTCCGTTTATGATGATGCTCCGCATCTTTTGGCGCCTGTTGTTACAGAACCCAAAAAGGCTGTTGTGGCCTTGAAGTGGACGGTACGTGAAATGGAAGACCGTTACCGCAAAATGTCTAAAATCGGCGTTCGAAATATGGCCGGATTTAATGAAAAAATCGCTGGCTTCAAAGAATCTGGCGAAGTCATGACAAAAACAACGATGACGGGTTATAACAAAGAAACGGGCGAGCCGGAATATGAAACCGAAGAGCTCGAGTTTGAGCCAATGCCTTATATCGTCGTCATTATTGACGAAATGGCTGACCTAATGATGGTCGCCAAAAAAGACATTGAAGGCTCAGTTCAACGCCTAGCGCAAATGGCGCGTGCCGCGGGTATTCATATGATTATGGCGACCCAGCGCCCTTCTGTTGATGTGATTACGGGTACAATTAAAGCAAACTTCCCAACACGGGTCTCATTCCGCGTTGGATCGAAAATCGACAGCCGTACAATTTTAGGCGAGCAAGGTGCAGAGCAATTATTGGGTAATGGCGACATGCTTTACATGGGAACGGGGCGACCTCGTCGTTTCCACGGACCATTTGTGTCGGATGGAGAGGTCGAACGCATTTCTGAATTTGTCAAAGCGCAAGGCGCGCCAAGCTATCTAGAAGATATTACAACGGAACGCGAAGAGGCGCCCGAGGATCCAAAACTCGCAGGTGGCGGATCAGAAGGCGGGTCGCTCTTTGATCAGGCTGTGGCTATTGTCGCGCGTGACCGCAAAGCTTCAACAAGCTACATCCAAAGAAAACTCTCTATTGGGTATAACCGCGCCGCTGACCTGATTGAACGCATGGAAGGTGAGGGCATGATTGGGCCAAGTGGGGCAGGGGGTAAGCGCGATATATTCTTGCCAGAAGAAGAAGCCTTTTAA